TGACTATTTTGAGTTGTTTACAGACCTTACGAATAAGCATTGTCCATTTGTCAAGATGTTAACAAAGTTATCCACATATCCCCGAAAAATTGTTTATAAAACTAAAAATGCTTGCTGCGCTAACCTTTTGCAGAAATTTGAAACAGGGGATAGTTAAACACAGCTTCTTAACTAAAATCTGTGGATAATGTGCACAACTTGGTGGATAAATATGGATTTTATACAAAAAAGCGATTCTACCAACGAAAAATCGCATTTTATTCGCTAAAAATCCGCTATCTAGCCACTATTTTTTGTGGATAAATCTGTTTACAAAATAAATCGCTTGCTTTTACAAAAATCTTGTATCTTTTACACATTGATGAACATGTATTGACAAATTCACGATTCTACTCCGCAGCCAGTGTTTCCCATTCCTCATACGCTTGTTCAAGCGCCTGCTGATGCTGGGCAATCTGCTGCTGACGTGTCTGTACAGCTTCATAATCTTGATATACATCTGGTTCGGTTAATTCCTGCTCCAGTACAGCAATACGATCCTCATGCTCGGCAATCTCCTGCTCCAGCTGTTCCAGACGGCGCTTGCGATTACGTTCCTCGCGTTTCGCCTGTTTGCCTTCTTCATAGGAGTTGGCAGGTACTTTGGCGGCATCATTGGCTGCTTGTCCGCCACGCGCTTGACTAGCGGCGGCAGCTGCTGCGGCTTCAGCAGCAAGCTCTAACAGCTCCTGCTTTTTGGCAGTATAATCATCAAAGTTGCCCAGATACGTGGTCAACCCATCAGGACGCAGCTCTAGAATACGCTCTGCCATTTTATTCAGGAAATACCGATCATGGGAAATGAACAGCAGCGTGCCTTCATAATCAATTAACGCCGATTCCAGCACTTCCTTGCTCACCAGATCCAGATGGTTGGTCGGCTCATCGAGAATCAATACATTCGCTTCTAGCAGCATCAGTTTACTAAGCGAAACGCGTGCTTTCTCGCCGCCACTGAGCGAAGCGATTTTTTTCAATACGTCTTCGCCGCTGAACAGGAAGTTGCCCAGTACAGTACGAATACGCACCTCGTCCAGATGGCGGAAGCTGCTCCATACTTCTTCCAATACAGTATTGTTTGGATTGAGATGCCCTTGCTCCTGATCGTAATAGCCGATCTTTGTTTTGGCACCCCATTCAATTTTACCGGTATCCGGTGGATGCTGACCGATTAGCGATTTGAGCAATGTGGTTTTACCGGTTCCGTTTGGACCGATCAGCGCAACTGTATCACCGCGCCACATTTCAAAGGAAATGGGTGTGAACAGCGGCTGCTTGTTTTCATAAGATAGGCTTAACTTATTCACTCGCAGCACATCTTTGCCTGACACCACTGAGGTTTCAAAAGAGAAGCTCGCCTTTTTCAGATCACCGGCAGGGCGATCCATCCGATCCATTTTCTCCAGCGCACGACGACGACTCTGAGCGCGCTTGGTAGTAGAGGCACGTACAATATTTTTCTGGATAAACTGCTCCATTCGGGCAATCTCATCCTGTTGTTTCTCAAACTGCTTCAATTCCGATTCGTACTCCGCAGCCTTGATGTCGATATAGCGGCTGTAATTGCCAGTATAGCGCTTGGAGCGATGTCGTTCGATCTCGACAATGCTAGTTACGAGACGGTCTAGAAAATAACGGTCATGGGATACGATGAGCAGTGCACCCGGATACGCGCGCAAATAATCTTCGAGCCATGCCAGCGTGTCCAGATCCAGATGGTTGGTCGGCTCATCCAGCATCAGTACATCAGGTGCTTGCAGCAGAATGCGCGCCAACGCCAGCCGTGTCTTTTGTCCGCCGCTTAATGTAGATACTTCGGTATCCTGTGAAAATTCGCCAAAGCCCATTCCGTGCAAAATGCTGCGAATCCGCGTATCCATCTCATAACCGCCGCGCTCGCGGAACCAGTCCGACTGAGTTGCGTAACGCTCTAGCAGCTCTGCGTAGGCTTTTTCATCCTCCATTTTGGCAGGATCGGCAATATGCTGCTCCATCACACGCAGCTCGCGCTCCGTATCGATCAGCTCTGCATAGACCGAACGCATTTCCTCACCAATCGTATTGCCGTGATGCAGCCCGCTGTTCTGCGCGAGATAGCCGAGCGACATTTCTTTGCTGCGGAATATTTGTCCGCTGTCATATGACATTTCGCCAGCCATGATTTTGAGCAGGGTCGATTTACCTGCACCGTTGACGCCAACCAGACCGATACGTTCGCGTTCTTCAATTTGCAGATTGATGCCTTCTAGAATCGGCGTAATGCCGTATAATTTGGTG
The DNA window shown above is from Paenibacillus sp. JQZ6Y-1 and carries:
- a CDS encoding ABC-F family ATP-binding cassette domain-containing protein; this encodes MLLQASGITKLYGITPILEGINLQIEERERIGLVGVNGAGKSTLLKIMAGEMSYDSGQIFRSKEMSLGYLAQNSGLHHGNTIGEEMRSVYAELIDTERELRVMEQHIADPAKMEDEKAYAELLERYATQSDWFRERGGYEMDTRIRSILHGMGFGEFSQDTEVSTLSGGQKTRLALARILLQAPDVLMLDEPTNHLDLDTLAWLEDYLRAYPGALLIVSHDRYFLDRLVTSIVEIERHRSKRYTGNYSRYIDIKAAEYESELKQFEKQQDEIARMEQFIQKNIVRASTTKRAQSRRRALEKMDRMDRPAGDLKKASFSFETSVVSGKDVLRVNKLSLSYENKQPLFTPISFEMWRGDTVALIGPNGTGKTTLLKSLIGQHPPDTGKIEWGAKTKIGYYDQEQGHLNPNNTVLEEVWSSFRHLDEVRIRTVLGNFLFSGEDVLKKIASLSGGEKARVSLSKLMLLEANVLILDEPTNHLDLVSKEVLESALIDYEGTLLFISHDRYFLNKMAERILELRPDGLTTYLGNFDDYTAKKQELLELAAEAAAAAAASQARGGQAANDAAKVPANSYEEGKQAKREERNRKRRLEQLEQEIAEHEDRIAVLEQELTEPDVYQDYEAVQTRQQQIAQHQQALEQAYEEWETLAAE